The nucleotide window GAGCTGCGCGGGTGGAGCGCGATCGCTCCCGCGCTGATGGGCCCGGCGGGCACGATGGTCCCCGCGCGCTTCGTGGACGCGGGCGGCCGCGCGAGGAACGTGCGCCTGGTGCTGCGCCCCGCGCCGGGGGTGTTGACGCAGTTCGGCAACCTGCCCCCGATTCGCGTGACTGCGGAGCACGAGCGGGTGCGAGCGCCCGGCGGGGCATCGGTGGGCGTCATCCGCTTCAACTACTGGTTCCCGGCGATCGCCGCGCAGATCGACGACGCGGTGAACGAGCTGCGCGGCGCGGACGGCATCGTGATCGACATGCGCGGCAACTTCGGCGGGCTGGGCGGGATGGCGATGGGAGTGGCGGGGCACTTCACCGAGCGGCGCGACACCATCGGCACCATGATCATGCGCCAGAACCGGCTGCAGTTCGTGGCCAATCCGCGCCGCTCCACCCGCGCGGGGGCTTCGGTGCGCCCCTTCGCCGGGCCGGTAGCGGTGCTCACCGACGCGCTCTCCATCAGCACCGCCGAGATCTTTGCCGGCGGGCTGCAGAAGCTGGGGCGCGCGCGCGTCTTCGGAACGCCCTCGGCGGGACAGGCGCTGCCGTCGCTGGCCACGAAGCTCCCCAACGGCGACGTGCTGGTGCACGCGGTGGCGGACTTCCTCGGCCCCGGCGGCTACCGGCTGGAAGGGCCCGGCGTGGTGCCGGACGTGGCGGCGCCGCTCACCCGCGCCGCGCTCCTGGCCGGGCGCGACCCGGCGCTCGAGGCGGCGCTCAGGTGGATCGACGAACAGAAGGGTGCCGGCTCGCGCTGAGCCGTCCCGCAGACCGTGCCGGCAGCCGCCGGCCCACGTGCCCGCAGTGGGCGCACACTCGCAATCCTGGATGGAATCACATGAAGCATAGCTTCGGCCGTACCCTGGCTCTCACGGCGCTGGTGCTCGCGGGTTCCGCGCGCGGCGCCGCCGCGCAGGACCTTCCGCCCGCCAAGCAGATCGTCGACCGGTACGTGGAGGCGATCGGCAAGGGCGCGGCGTCCCGGCAGAACTTCCGCCACGTGGTGGCCGAGATGTCCATGCCGACCGGCACCATGACGATGGACATGAAGTTCGCGCGCCCCAACAAGTTCGTGATGAGCATGGAGATGCCGGGGCTGGGCTCCATGCGCAGCGGCTTCGACGGCGCCCGCGGCTGGTCCGTAAATCCGATGACCGGCGCGCAGCTCATGGACGGCAAGGAGCTGCAGCAGCTCGCCCGGCAGGCCGACTTCGACGCCAGCTTCAACCTCTCGGCTCAGTTCCCCTCCATGACGACCATGGAGCGCTCCACCGCAAACGGGCAGCCCTGCTACCGGGTGCGCATGGTGTCGGCCCAGCAGGACACCGTCTTCTCCTGCTTCGACGTCGCCACCGGGCTGATGTCGCAGATGCAGACCACGCAGGAGTCGCAGATGGGACGGATGCAGACGACCGTGAACATGCTGGACTACAAGGACTTCGGCGGGATGAAGATGCCCACCCGCACCGTTACGCAGGTGATGGGGCAGGAGCTCACGACGACGATCAAATCGGTCAGCACCGATCCCATCGCGCCGTCGCAGTTCGATCCGCCCGCGGAGATCAAGGCGCTGATCCAGCAGCAGCCCGCCGCGCCGAGGAACTAGGCGGAACGGCGGGTCTCACGCGGAGACGCGGAGGCACAGAACGGAGGCACAGAGGACGACTCTGTGCCTCCGTTTTCACTTCCTGAAGGAAACGCCAAGTGCTAGACCGCCCCCCCCGCGATGAAAGTGAACTCGCGGTCGAACACCTGGACTGCCTGCCAGCGCGTTGCAAGGCACCCATGGTCGCGGCTCGGCGTGCATCGGCTGCCCGGTGCCGGTAGCACCGCGTAGTAGTAGTTGGCGTCCTCGTAGAACTCCATGCCCGCCGGCGTGAGGCTGGCACCCGGTTCATGGGGCTGTGTGGTGAGCAGCGCCCGCAGACGCTGGCACGCGGCGGCATCTTGGACTCCACGGATACGGTCGCTCGCGCGCAAGCGATGCTGGCTCTTGAAGGACGTGTAACGGTCCGTGTTGGTGAACAGCTCCATCACGCGAAGCCCCTGGGCCGTCTCGGCAGGGCAGCCGGACTGCCGCGAGGGGGAGAGCGGTTGAAACGCAGTCCCGACTGAACCGCCGTGCAGCGCGACGGCGAGGACAAGGAATAGATAATTCATGGTATGCCGTTCGCTTAAGTTTTCGTTCAGTACCCGAACCGTGGGTCGTGTAGTCGAACAGCGTTTTCTTCGCCATTGAACTGGTGTATTCCGTCACGTCCAGCACCAAACCCGGCAGCGGCGTTCCCGCCCGAGGTACTCGTCCAGCGCGATCTTTCGTATCTGGGACGGATCTGGCAACCAGCGTAAAGCGTCAAAATGTGCGAGTCAGCCCTCATCCTCGGTTCTTCCACCTGCGCGCGCACGATGCGCCAGCGCTTTAAACCCAGCGACGTCCCCGTGGGTCGCACTAGTCCCCGGCTCACGCCCGCTTGCGGCGCTGCTCCGGCGTGCCGCGAATGAGGACGATGCCCGCGGCGATGAACCAGGCGGACTGGGCGAACAGGAGGAGGCCGAAGCCGTGCACGTCCAGGCGGACATGGCCGGAGAGGTACGCGGCGAGGGTGAGCGTGCTGACCGCCGCGCCGGCCACGCCGAGCCAGCGCGGGAAGCTCTTGCGGGCCAGGATCTGCGCGCACCAGAGCAGCACGGCGGCGGACGAGGCGACGATGAAGACGCCCGAGAATGCCCGGCCCGCGAGGCCAACGTAAAGGAAAAGAGCGCTCAGTGCCTCCAGCCTCATTCCTTGCGCCTCCATCATCCGCTGGGCGATCTTCGGACCCACCAAGCCGCTGTTCACCGTCGCGGACAGCGCCGCCACCAGGGCCGTCGCGTAGACGACGAGCGGCAGGAGTGATGGCGCGCGGCCGTTCGCGATCTGCCGGGAGAGCCCGATGGCGCCGGCCATCGACACCGGGCACGACGCGATGCCAAGCGCGTGTGTGGCCAGCGCGACGCGGGCAAGGTGGGCCGCTCCGTCTCCCGACGCCATCAGGTCGCCGCCGGAGGGGTGGAGGCCCATCGTCACCACCCCGCCGATCGCCCCCGCGATGAGTGCCCATCCGCTGAGATTTTCGCGCTGCACGGCTGTCTCCGGTTTGCTGGTTGAGGAGGGGACCCGTGCAACTCTACGTTGCTTCGGCCCGTGCGTCAGGGCGAAAGGGGAGTTCATGAACAACACCGGCCCGGCTGTACGGAATCGTGGCGTGGACCGGCGCGTGGTGCGCACCCGCCGCGCGCTTGGCGACGCGCTGATGCGGCTCCTGCAGGAGCGCAGCCTGGAGTCGATCACGGTACAGGACGTCCTCGATGCGGCGGGGGTGGGCCGCGCCACGTTCTACGGGCACTTCCGCGGCAAGCAGGACCTTCTGCTGAGCCACTTCGAATCCGTGATGGCGTGGATGGCCGCGAGGCTCCAAATCGATTCGCCCGAGTCGCGGCGCGTGGCACCGGTGGCCGAGATCTTTGCGCACGTCGCCCACGCCCGCGAGCCGATTGCCGCAGTCGCCGCATCGGGCCAGCTCGAGGCGCTGTGGGATTTGGGACGCTCTCACATGGAGGCGATGATCGCGGGCCGGCTCGCGCTGCTCAACCCGGGCGAATCGCCGCAGCGGATGGCCATCGCGAGCCACTTCTGCGCGGGGGCGCTCACGGAGCTGCTCCGGTGGTGGCTCTGGCGCCCGGACCGGCCCACGCCGGAAGAGATGGACGCCATCTACCACGAGATGGTTTGGAACGGACTGCCTCCAAGCACATAACCGCCCTCCCGCACTGGCCCGCGCCGAGGGGCGCGTCGTATCTTCCGCGCGTCCCCCCATTTCCCATCCGTCCTGGCGCGATGATCGAGCTTCACCGGCTGACCAAGCGGTACGGCGACTTCCACGCGGTTCGCGACCTTTCGCTGCGCGTCCCAGGCGGCGAGGTGTACGCGCTGCTGGGCGCCAACGGGGCGGGGAAGACCACCGCGCTCCGCTGCCTGGCGACGCTGCTGGAGCCGTCGTCGGGGACGGCGCGCATCGCGGGGTTCGACGCGCGCACCCACCCGCTGGAGGTGCGGCGCAGACTCGGCTTCCTGGCGGCGTCGATGGGTCTGTACGCGCGCCTCACCGCCCGCGAGCTCCTGCGCTACTTCGCCGACCTGCACGGCGTGCCGGCGGCGGAGGCTCTGGCGCGCATCGAGGCGGTGGTGGAGGCGTTCGGGCTGGGGGAGTTCGCGGACCGGCTGTGCGGCAAGCTCTCCACCGGCCAGCGTCAGCGCGTCTCCATCGCCCGCGCCGTGGTGCACGACCCGCCCGCGCTGGTGCTGGACGAGCCCACGCTGGGGCTGGACGTGCTGAGCGGCGAGTCGATCTATCGCTTCGTGGAGGATGCGCGCGACCGGGGGTGCGCCGTCGTCTTCTCCACGCACCAGATGAGCGAGGTGGAGCTGCTGGCGGACCGCGTGGGGATCATCGCCGGGGGGCGGCTGGTGGCGGAGGGGACGGTGGACGAGGTGGTGGCGGGGAGCGGCGAGGCAAGCCTGTCGCGCGCCTTTCTGCGCATCGTGCGGGAGGCCGCGTGAACCTGCGCACGGTGAAGACGGTAGTGCGGAAGGAGCTTCGCGAGACGCTCCGCGACCGCCGCACGCTGTTCATGATGCTCGTCATCCCCACCCTGCTGTACCCGGCGCTCTTCGTCGCGCTGGAGCAGCTTGCCCTCTTCGGCCAGCGGCAGCTCGAGGAGCGCGCCCCCACCGTCGCCATCGCCGGGGGCGAGGACGTGAGGGAGTTCCTGGCGCGCGACACCCTGCTCCGCGTCGTTCCCGCCGCCGACGCCACGGGGGCCGCGGTGCGCGCGGGACGGGTGCAGGCCGCGGTCGTGGTGGAGCCCGCGCCGCACGCGGAGGCCACGCGCACCGTCCGCGTGCTCTTCGACGAATCGGACGACCTCTCACGCCGCGCGGGGCAGATGGTGGCCGATCGGCTGGGCGCGTGGGGCGACACGCTGCTGGCGAGGCGGCTGGAGGCGCGCGGGCTCCCAGCGGGGTTCGCCGCGCCGCTGGCGGTGGCGGACTCGTCGGTGGCGACGGCGCAGGAGGCGGGGGGGTACGCGCTGGGCCG belongs to Longimicrobium sp. and includes:
- a CDS encoding S41 family peptidase yields the protein MKIIYTLAATLLAAAGAQGQAPGSAARLATFDSAWSTIHRTHYDTTFNGVDWPAVRTELRPRAAAATSDAQLRGVIQEMLGRLRQSHFYILPGEVEAGLTRTVSTREAGDGDAGMELRLVDGNFLVTRVAPGGAAAKAGVRTGWIVEWIGRTDAAGVLRKLAQLPAGTDPRLRELRGWSAIAPALMGPAGTMVPARFVDAGGRARNVRLVLRPAPGVLTQFGNLPPIRVTAEHERVRAPGGASVGVIRFNYWFPAIAAQIDDAVNELRGADGIVIDMRGNFGGLGGMAMGVAGHFTERRDTIGTMIMRQNRLQFVANPRRSTRAGASVRPFAGPVAVLTDALSISTAEIFAGGLQKLGRARVFGTPSAGQALPSLATKLPNGDVLVHAVADFLGPGGYRLEGPGVVPDVAAPLTRAALLAGRDPALEAALRWIDEQKGAGSR
- a CDS encoding ABC transporter ATP-binding protein, with the protein product MIELHRLTKRYGDFHAVRDLSLRVPGGEVYALLGANGAGKTTALRCLATLLEPSSGTARIAGFDARTHPLEVRRRLGFLAASMGLYARLTARELLRYFADLHGVPAAEALARIEAVVEAFGLGEFADRLCGKLSTGQRQRVSIARAVVHDPPALVLDEPTLGLDVLSGESIYRFVEDARDRGCAVVFSTHQMSEVELLADRVGIIAGGRLVAEGTVDEVVAGSGEASLSRAFLRIVREAA
- a CDS encoding helix-turn-helix domain-containing protein translates to MNNTGPAVRNRGVDRRVVRTRRALGDALMRLLQERSLESITVQDVLDAAGVGRATFYGHFRGKQDLLLSHFESVMAWMAARLQIDSPESRRVAPVAEIFAHVAHAREPIAAVAASGQLEALWDLGRSHMEAMIAGRLALLNPGESPQRMAIASHFCAGALTELLRWWLWRPDRPTPEEMDAIYHEMVWNGLPPST